From a single Serratia surfactantfaciens genomic region:
- a CDS encoding ABC transporter permease — protein MKYSLGYLWDLASVITEKELKVRYKSSFFGYLWSIANPLLFAMIYYFIFKLVMRVQIPNYTIFIITGLFPWQWFASSTTNSLYSFIANAQIIKKTVFPRSVIPFSNVLMECLHFLCTIPVIIFFLYVYDMRPSIDWLWGVPLIGIAQMMMTFGIAMMLSTLNLFFRDLERFITLGIMLMFYCTPILYSGDMIPEQYRFLIDFNPLANMILSWRDLFMNGVIDYHQIGMLYGYALLFIIIGVSIFNKLKYRFAEIL, from the coding sequence ATGAAGTATAGCTTAGGTTATCTTTGGGATTTGGCTTCGGTCATCACAGAGAAAGAATTAAAAGTAAGATATAAAAGCAGCTTCTTTGGCTATTTATGGTCAATTGCTAATCCATTACTCTTTGCTATGATCTATTATTTTATTTTTAAATTGGTCATGCGGGTTCAAATACCAAACTATACCATTTTCATTATTACAGGCCTGTTCCCTTGGCAGTGGTTTGCCAGCTCAACGACTAACTCCTTGTATTCGTTTATTGCAAACGCACAGATCATCAAAAAAACCGTATTCCCGCGTTCGGTGATTCCTTTTAGTAATGTCCTAATGGAGTGCCTGCATTTCCTCTGCACGATTCCGGTCATTATCTTCTTTCTCTATGTCTATGACATGCGGCCATCAATCGATTGGCTATGGGGGGTTCCGCTTATCGGCATCGCGCAGATGATGATGACCTTCGGGATCGCGATGATGTTATCGACGCTGAATCTTTTCTTCCGCGATCTGGAACGTTTCATCACGCTGGGCATCATGCTGATGTTCTACTGCACGCCGATTTTGTACTCCGGTGATATGATTCCTGAACAATATCGCTTCCTGATTGATTTTAACCCACTGGCTAACATGATACTGAGCTGGCGTGATCTTTTTATGAATGGCGTAATTGATTATCATCAGATAGGCATGCTCTATGGATATGCGTTGCTGTTCATTATCATCGGCGTCAGCATTTTCAATAAGTTGAAGTACAGATTTGCAGAGATATTATAA